CCAGGCCGTTGCCTTCGAACAGCAGCCACATGCGGCCGTCGCGGTCCTGGGTCATCGCGTGGATCAGCGCGTGCGGCCAGCCCGGCGGCTGTCGCCAGAACCGCCAGTGGCCGGCGGGATCGTGGCGGCCGAGGTTGCCGCGCGAATCGCTGAGCCACAGTGCGCCGGCGCGGTCCACGTACAGCGAGCCGACCCCGTTGTCGGGCAGGCCCGGGCGGGTGCTGCGGTCGATGACGGTGAAGTCCAGGCCGTTGTAGCGCACCAGTCCTTCCCAGGTGGCGAACCACAGGCGGCCATCCGGGGTCTGCGCCAGATCGCGAAGGGAGTTGTGCGGCAGGCCGTTGCGCGAGGTCCAGGAATCGACGGCGTAATCGCGCAGCGGGGGCACGCCGTTCGCAGCGGCGTCGGCGTCGGCGGCAACGGCGCGCCAGGCCGCGCCCAGCGCCAGCAGCAGGACCAGCAGCACCAGACACGCGCGCCCGCGGCCGCATGCGAGCACCGCGTCCCCCCTCCCCCTGGCAACGTTCACTGTCCCGACCCGATCCGACGCAGACGGGGCGCGACAGGACCCTGGCGCGGGGAGCCAGCGTCAAGGGGACGGGGGCGACGCAGACTCATTACCGGAACAGAACACGGGACGAGCGCCCATGGTAGGCAAAAACAAGGCGCTGCGGGTGCAGGCGTTAGCAGGTCACCGAAAAAGAACGCGTGAAGATTGCGCGACGGTTAAGCCGGGCTGGCCCGTGCAAGCGCAGCACCTCCCTTCTCCCATCGGGAGAAGGTGCCCCGAAGGGGCGGATGAGGGTACGGGCGCAGCCTGGGGAAACGTCGATTGCCGCAACCGCTGAGGAGAAGGAGCGAAGCTTGGTGTGCCCTGATGCGCGAGGGGCTTCGCCCTCGGACCCTCACCCCAACCCCTCTCCCGGAGGGAGAGGGGCTCCGGCGCCGCGCGCTTCCTTCTCCCGTCGGGAGAAGGTGCCCCGCAGGGGCGGATGAGGGTACGGGCGCAGCCTGGGAAAACGTCGATTGCAGCGGCGGATGAGGGTGAGGCGCGAAAGCTTGGTGTCGCCCTGATGCGCGAGGGACTTCGCCCCCGTGCCCTCACCCCAACCCCTCTCCCGGGGGGAGAGGGGCTCTGGTGCCGCGCGCCTCCCTTCTCCCTCCGGGAGAAGGTGCCCCGCAGGGGCGGATGAGGGTGCGGGCGAAGCCTGGGGAAACGGCGATTGCAGCGGCGGATGAGGGTGAAGCGCGAAAGCTTGGTGTCGCCCTGATGCGCGAGGGGCTTCGCCCTCGGACCCTCACCCCAACCCCTCTCCCGGAGGGAGAGGGGCTCTGGCGCCGCGCGCCTCCCTTCTCCCACCGGGAGAAGGTGCCCCGCAGGGGCGGATGAGGGTACGGGCGCAGCCTGGGGAAACGGCGATTGCAGCGGCGGATGAGGGTGAAGCGCGAAAGCTTGGTGTCGCCCTGATGCGCGAGGGGCTTCGCCCTCGGACCCTCACCCCAACCCCTCTCCCGGAGGGAGAGGGGCTCCGGCGCCGCGCGCTTCCTTCTCCCGTCGGGAGAAGGTGCCCCGAAGGGGCGGATGAGGGTACGGGCGAAGCCTGGGGAAACGTCGATTGCAGCAGCAGTTGAGGGTAAAGAACGAAGCTTGGCGTCGCCTTGATGCGCGAGAGGCTTCGCCCCCGTACCCTCACCCCAACCCCTCTCCCGGGGGGAGAGGGGCTTTAAGGGGCGCTCAGCCCATGCGTTGCCGTACCGCCTCGAACAGGGTCACGCCGGCGGCGACCGAGACGTTGAGGCTCTCGATCTCGCCCGGCATCGGGATGCGGACCAGGCCGTCGCAATGCTCGCGGGTCAGCCGGCGCAGGCCGTCGGACTCGCCGCCCAGCACCAGCGCCACGTTGCCGCGCAGGTCCTGCGCGTACAGCGAGGTCTCGGCCTCGCCGGCCAGACCATAGATCCACACGCCCTGCTTCTGCAGGTCGCGCAGGCAGCGCGCGAGGTTGGTCACCGCCACGATCGGCAGGCGGTCGGCGGCGCCGGCCGAGGTCTTGCGCACGGTGGCGTTGACCGGCGCCGACTTGTCCTTGGGAATCACCACCGCGGTCACCCCGGCCGCGGCCGCGCTGCGCAGGCAGGCGCCGAGGTTGTGCGGGTCCTGCACGCCGTCCAGCACCAGCAGCAGGGCGCGGCCTTCGGCGGCGCTGACCAGGCCTTCCAACTCGTTCTCCGACCAGGTCCGCGCCGCGGCGTAGCGCGCGGCCACGCCCTGGTGGCGCACCGCGCCGCCGACGCCGTCCAGCGCCTGCGTGTTCACCCGCCGCACGTCGATGCCTTTGCGCCGCGCGTTCTCCTCGATCTCCTGCAGGCGCGGATTCTTGCTGCCCGCCTCCACCAGCACCTCGCGCACGTTGTCCGCGTCGTTCTCGATCGACGAGGCCACGGCATTGACGCCGACGATCCACTGGTTCTGCTTGCTCATGAGGCGGGACTACGCGAAAGGAAAGCGGGCATGGTAGGGGTTGTGGCCGCTGGCGTCATGCCTGGGGGCTGGGAATGGGGAATTGGGAATGGTAGAAGCGGCTTGGCCGCGACGTCGTGCTTTCCTGCGATGCCCGGGGCATGCGTGCCGCGGCGGCAAGACCACCGACGCAGAGTCATCCAGTCAGGGCGCGGCGCAGCCTTGTGGGAGGGACTTCAGTCCCGACGCGGTGAACTGGGGAACCCCGGCCTGCTGCCTGGCGCGCCGATGACCCGAGGTTACCGGCACCGACACGCTCCGCGCGACGTCGGCACCGCCGGTCTTACCTCAAGCCGGCCAGTGCTCGGTGTCGTGGTCCGGATGCTGGCGCGAGACGACATCGGCCAGGAACGACGCGTTGGCCAGATCGCCTTCGGTGCGGATCGCCGACAGACGATGCAGGTCGTCCACGAACGGCAGCTTCGCTTCGATGCCGTACTGGATGGTCGGCGGCAAGGCCTCCGGATGGTCGAAGGCGCCAGCGGCCACGGCGACGCCGTCCGGCGCTTCGTAGGTTAGCGGCGTACCGCAGTCGGCACAGAAGCCGCGCTGCACCAGGTTGGACGAGGCGAAGCGCTTTGGCGTGCCGCGGGTCCAGGTCAGTTCCGCACCGCGGGTGGAGACCAAGGGCGCGTAGTAGGCGCCGAAGGCCTTCTGGCACATCCGGCAATGGCAGATCGAGGCGTCGTGCAGCCGTCCGCGCACACGGAAGCGCACCGCGCCGCACTGGCAACCGCCGCTGTAATGGTCCTGCTCCATGGCCACTCCTCCCGTGCATGCGGGGCGGCGCAGCGGCGGTTGTCACGACCGCCGCGACGCACGCCGTCAGTACTTCTTTTTCTTGCGCTTGGCCGGCTGCCCACGCGGTGGCGGCGGCGGCAACTCGTCGTGTGCCGGTGCGCCTTCCTCGACCAGCCGGAAGTCGATCTTGCGCTCCTCCATGCTCGCCTTCAACACCAGGATGCGCACGCGGTCGCCCAGGCGGAACTCGCGCCCGCGGCGCTCGCCGGTCAGGGTCTTGCGGGTGGCGTCGAAGTGGTAATAGTCCTGCGGCAACTGGGTCACGTGGATCAGGCCGTTGACCTTGGACTGGTCCAGCTCGACGAACAGGCCGAAGCTGGTCACGCCGCTGACCACGCCGTCGAACTGCCCGCCGACGTGCTTCTCCATCCACGCGGCGCGGTAGCGCTCGTCGACCTCGCGCTCGGCCTCGTCGGCACGGCGCTCACGCTCGGAGCACTGCAGCGCCAGCGCCGCCATCGCGCGCGGCGCGTACAGGTACTTGTCCGGCGCGCCACGGGTCAGCGCGTACTTGATCGCGCGATGCACCAGCAGGTCCGGATAACGGCGGATCGGCGAGGTGAAGTGCGCGTACGCCTCCAGCGCCAGGCCGAAGTGGCCGGCGTTGTCGGGCGAGTAGACGGCCATGCTCTGGCTGCGCAGCAGCACCGATTCCAGCAGCGCCGCGTCCGGGCGCTCGCGCACCTTCTTCAGCAGCTTGGTGAAGTCGCCCGGCACCACCTTGCTCCACGCCGGCAGGCTCAGCTTGAACTCCTTGAGGAACTCCAGCAGGTCGGCGTACTTGGATTCCGGCGGGCGCTCATGCACGCGGAACGGCGCGGGGATATGCGTTTCCAGCAGGTAGCGCGCCGCGGCCACGTTGGCGGCGATCATGCATTCCTCGATCAGCTTGTGCGCGTCGTTGCGTACCAGCATGCCGGCCTGGGTCACCTCGCCGGTGTTGTCGAGCACGAAGCGCACTTCCGAGGACTCGAACTCGATGGCGCCGCGGCGCGCGCGCGCCTTGGCCAGGATCTGGTACAGCTGGTGCAGCCGCTCCAATTGCGGCAGCACCGCCGCCACGTCCTTGCGCACCTGTTCGTCCTTCTCGCCCACCGCCTGCCACACCTGTTCGTAGGTGAGCCGCGCGTGCGAGTTCATCACCGCCTCATAGAAGCGCGCACCGGCCACCTCGCCCTGGCGATCGATCTGCATGTCGCAGACGAAGCACATGCGGTCGACCTTGGGGTTGAGCGAACAGATGCCGTTGGACAGCGTCTCCGGCAGCATCGGCACCACGAAGCCGGGGAAATACACCGAGGTCGCGCGCTTGACCGCCTCGGTATCCAGCGGCGTGCCAGGACGCACGTAGTGCGACACGTCGGCGATCGCCACCACCAGGCGGAACCCGTCGGCGTTAGGCTCACAGAACACCGCGTCGTCGAAGTCCTTGGCGTCGGCGCCGTCGATGGTCACCAGCGGCGTCTGCCGCAGGTCAACGCGGCCCTTGATCGCCGCCGGTTCCACCGTCAGCGGCACCGCTGCGGCTTCGTCCAGCACCTCCTGCGGGAATTCGTAGGGCAGCTCGTGACCGTGGATCGCCGCTTCCACCAGCAGCGACGGGGTCAGCTTGTCGCCCAGCACGGCGATGATCTTGCCGATCGGCGGGCGCCGCGCATCCGGCGCGGAGGTGAGTTCGCACACCACCAGTTGCCCGTCGCGGGCTTCGCCGACGGCGTCGGCGGGGATCTGCACATTGCGCTGGATGCGCTTGTCGTCGGGTACCACGAAGGCGATGCCCGCTTCCAGGCTGAAGCGACCGATCATCCGGGTCAGGCCGCGCTCGAGCACGCGCGCGATGCTGCCTTCGCGGCGGCCGCGGCGGTCGATGCCGGTGACGTTGGCCAGGGCGCGGTCGCCGTGCAGCACCTTGCGCATTTCGTAAGGCGGCAGGAACAGGTCGTCGCCGCCCTCGTCCGGGCGCAGGAAGCCGAATCCGTCCGGATTGGCGATCACCACGCCGGGGATCAGGTTGGTCTGCTGCAGCGGCGCGTAGCCGCCGCGACGGTTCTGCACCAGTTGCGCCTCGCGCAGCATCGCGCCCAGGCGCTTGCTCAGCGCTTCCTTGCGCGTCGGCTCGGTCAGGCCGAGTTGTTCGGCCAGTTCGTCCAGAGTCTGCGGGCCGTCGCAGCGTTCGAGCAATTGCAGGATCGCCTCGCGGCTGGCGATCGGCTGCGCATAGCGCTCGGCCTCGCGCGCGGCGTAGGGGTCCTGGATCGGCGCGGCGGCCGCGGGTGCGGTCTCAGGGGTGCCACCCCGCGGCGGTGACGGCGGGTGCAGCGGTTGCAGCGGCGGCTTGGGGCCGCGGCGCAGGAAGCTGGGCATCCAGGCGGGCAGACGCGATTTCTTCGGCGTATCGGGGGTGGAAGCGTCGCTGGAGGCGGATTTGCCGGGCTTGCCGGACTTGCTTTTGCGGGTTGTCATCCGGGCATGGTACTCCCATGCGGGTGGTCACCACCCGAACCGGGCGGTGCGCGCCCCGCGAGCGCGTCCCCCAGAAACGACGAAGCCCGCGTCAGCGGGCCGGTCGGTGCGAGAGTTCAGCGCTCTCGCGATCTTGCTTTTGGTGCCCAGGAGAGGACTCGAACCTCCACGGTTTTACCCGCTAGTACCTGAAACTAGTGCGTCTACCAATTCCGCCACCTGGGCGCTGAAGGCCGCGAATTCTGCGGTGCCCGCGCGACCTTGTCAACGCCTATTTCGCATTCGCTCGCGATCGCCTGCGCCGATGCCACGACCCCTTCGGGGCAAGCAGCCGCACCGCGCGCGCGTCGGCGGCGCACGCAGTCGGCGGAAAACCGCAGGTGCACTGCGGATTCCGACACGGCGCTGTCACAAGCGGACCCGCTTCGAAGATCCGGCGTGACGGCAGCGGAAGTTCGCGATTTTGTCGGTTGACCCGGATCGGCGCCCCGCTAGTTTGCATCCGGCAATCCGTCGCCCTCCCCCACGCTCCGGAGCATCCCCATGCACAGCCTGTCCGCCTCCCTGCTCGCCGCTGCCCTGTTCGCCAGCGCCACCAGCGCCTCCGCCGCCACCGCGGGCGCCGACGACGCCACGCTCAATTCCCTCACCGAGATCCAGCGCGCCCTGGACAGCGGCGCCTCGGTCGCCGTGGCGCTCGACCTGAGCCAGTGCACGCCCATTTCCGGCGGCGCCACGCCCAGCCAGACCCGCGGCGGCCTGCGCATCGGCGCCTACCGCGTCACCGCCGACGGCACCCTGTCCTTCGCCGACGAGCACGTGACGGTCGGCCGCGACGGCAAGCCGATCCAGCAGTTCCTGCGCTACCAGGTGCATCCGGACAACAGCATCGACTTCACCATGTTCGTGTTCGCCCTGCCCAGCTACCAGCAGACCGGCAGCACCCTCGGCTATCGCTGCGCGATCAATCAGGGCCTGCGCTTCAACGTCGGCTACTGACCCGCTCGGTCAGCAGCCACTGCACAGGCGTCTGGAGGATGCCTGCCGCAGACACGCGGGCCACCTCATCTCAGGGGCGGCCCGTGAACTTGGCAGCCGTCTCCGCCGGTGCGAGACTTCCTGCCTCGCTTCCGCCCCTGGTGGCCGCCCTGTTCCGGACCTCCAAACAGCCACCTGCGCCTGCCACGGCTTGCGCCAGACTGCCGCAGTTCCTGCTGCAGGCGCTAGCTCCGCTGATGGGCAACCGTCGCCCCGAGGTCACGGAAACGTTCCTGCCCACGACCAGCGCGAACGGCCTGGCGATCATCGACCAACGGCTGCGTACCTGGACCAGCGCTGCCTACGCAACGTGGTCGGCCGACACGCTGCGGAGCATCCTGATGTGTCCGATGCGCGAGGACGCGCGGCAGTCGTTGCTGTTCCTGGCATGCGCGCATCCGGATGGTCGGGAACGGCAGAAGGCGGTCTGGAATCTCGGCCAGTTCCCTTGCTATCTGAGCCTGGTCGCTGCGCTGTTGCGATCCGCCGACTGGGTACCGCAAGTGCGCTTCGCCGCGCGCGAAGCGGTCCAGCGACTGCTGGACGGCTGCAGCGCCGATGCGGTGCTGGACGCGTGGCCGCTGGTCCTGCGGCTGCAGCGATGGGAGCGCGCATCCGACGGATGGCTCGAAGCGAGCGTGGACGGCTGGATGCTGGCCCCGTCCAACGACGCTCTACTTCAGCGGGCACATGCGTCCACGGATCCGGCGCTGCGCGCCTGGGCCTACAGGGCGTCGATCGAACGCGGAAACACCCGGTTGCACGGGCAGGCGCTCATGCAGCAAGACCCGCGCATCGGTCTGCATGCGCTGCGCCATGCCCAGGAGACGCTCGATGCGGCATCCATCGCGGCGATCGCCGCGGCCGGATTGCATGCGCCGCACCCCGCTGTGCGCCGGGAATGTCTGCACGCACTTGCATCGGCGGACCCGGCGACCGCCGCCGCTGCGCTGCCGCGCGCCCTGCTGGATCGCGCGTCCGGCGTCCGCCGCCTTGCGGCCTATCTCACGCGGGAACAAGGCACCGACCCGCGCATCGCATGGCGCGCGGCACTGGACGAGGACAGCCAGGATGCCCAGATCGGCGCGCTCACATCGCTTGCCGAAGACGCCGAGCCGGAAGACGCGGCGCGCCTGCGCACACGCCTGCTCGCCACGCGCGCGAGCGTGCGCCAGCAGGCACTGAAGGGTCTGTTGCGCCTCCGGCAACCGATTCCCCCAGATACCATCAGCCGGCTCCTGCAACTGGGTGGCGGCAGGGTCATGGAGACATTGAACGACGCCATCCGCAACAGCGCGGTGACGCTCGACGCTGCTCTGATCCTGCACGTCCTTGGCGATGCAGCGACGGACGCCGCTTGCCGCGCGCGGCTGCACAGGCTCATGCGCATGTGCAGCCTCTGGGACGGTCTGACGCAGCTGCTGGCACTGCATGTGCGCGAAGCGGACCGTCACTGGTGGCTGCTGGCAATCGACGACTGGATCGACCGAAGCGACACCTATACGCCATTGGGCGAGCAACGCAAGCGCGCGCTGCTGGATGCCATCACCGAGCGCACTGCCGACCTGCCCGAGCCGCGTGCAACGAACATCCGGGCAGCCGTGCTGCGCTATTGAGACGTCAGTTGCGTGCTTGCCGAGGCGCACGCACGCGCAGCCATCGCACGAGACGCGCGCTGCGGCGTCGCGCATCGGAGGTGCTGTGATCCGGGGCAAGCGCCATCAAGGGCGCATCCCTGCCGACCGAATTGGCGCGACAAAGCGCTTGACAGCACCCGCCGCCACGCGCAGAATTCTCGTTCTGAGTTGCCCAGGTGGCGGAATTGGTAGACGCACTAGTTTCAGGTACTAGCGGGTAAAACCGTGGAGGTTCGAGTCCTCTCCTGGGCACCACGACCGACAGGTCGAGCATGATCTCAAAACCCGCTTCGGCGGGTTTTTTGTTGGCTGCATGCAGGCCGCGACGCTCAGCGCTGCGGCGGACGCAACGGACCGATGTCCACACGCACGCCCTTCACCCACACCGCCACCTTGTAGGCACGGTAGCCCGGGTTGTGGCGCTCGGCCGCACGCGCGGCCAGGTAGGCATTGGCGGCATGTACCAGCACCTGCAAGGACGGCTCCAGTTGCGCGACGCGCCGGAGTCTCACTTCGTAGGTGGCCATGCGCCCTCCCCCACGTACCGGCGGGCGCCGTGTCGTGCCGCTGTCGGCCGGCACATCGCGGCGGCGCACCGCTGTGCCGACGCCCTCGTGTCCATGACGTCCTTGTGCTGCATGCGCATCCTCGCGCGTCCGTGCGTTCCGCACCGCACGAGTATTGTATTTCCGAACAATTCGAGTCAAGCACAGCTGTACGACAAGCCGGCGGATGCTCCATATCTTGGTAGGCCCGCCGTCCCCCAAGGCCCACCGCGATGAATAGCTTCGGCGAGCGCTTGCGCGAAGCCAGAAGAGCCGCAGGGCTCACCCAGGAGCAGTTGGGCTTCGCGCTGGACGTCACCAAGTCGTCGGTCTCGGCCTGGGAGAACGACCGCGAAACGCCCAGCTTCCGCCTGCTGCCGACGCTGCGCAGCGTGCTGAACCGCTCGCTTGACGAGCTGGTGTGCGGCGTGGGCCCGGGCAAGCGCGTGCAGGACCTGCCTTCCGACTATCCGTTGCTGGCGCAGGATGCGCAGGAACGCGCACTGCTGGCCCGCTATCGCAACGCGCCGCCGGGCCACCGCGAAGCGGTACTGCAACTGCTCAAGCCCAGCAGCGGCTGAGGCGCGCTCGCGCGTTGCCCTCGCGTAATGCCGTAGGAGCGGCTTCAGCCGCCACCAGGCACTACCGACGAGCCTCGTCGCGGCTGAAGCCGCTCCTACCAGAGCAACGACATCTGCTGCCGAGTGGCAGCAAAAGCACGTCGTTCGATGCGAGCTTCAGCCGCCGACGCCGATCTCGCGCAAGGCGTCGCCCCAGATGCGGTAGCCGGCTTCGCTGGGATGGGTGCTGTCCGGCATCAGCGCCGCCGGCAGCGTGCCGTCCGGCTGCAGGAACCGCGCGCCGATGTCGAGCCAGCGCACCTGCGGGTCGTGGCCGAAGCGCGCGGCCAGCAGGCGGTTGGTCTGCAGGATCGGCGCGCGCTGTGGCGCATCGGCGGCGAAGCCGCGCGGGAAGATGCCCATCAGCACGATCCGGCTGCGCGGCAGGCGTCGCCGGACCTCGGCGACCACCGCGGCGACGCCGTCGGCGGTCTCCTGCGGCGTGTTGGCGCGCGCATGCTCGGTGCCGGTGAGATTGTTGGTGCCGACGTTGATCACCACCCAGCGCGGTGCCAGGCCGTCGACCTCGCCCTGGCGCAGCCGCCACAGCACGTTCTGGGTGCGGTCCCAGCCGAAGCCCAGGTTCAGCACGCGCGCGCCACCGAAGGTGCGCTGCCAGGCCTGCGCGCCGTTCACCCGGATCGCCTGCGGCGCGCCCGCCCAGAAATGGGTGATCGAGTCGCCGAGCATCACCACCTGCGGCTGCAGCTGGCGGGCAGCGTCCAGCGCGGCATGGTGGCGGCCGTACCAGTCGTAGGAATCCTGCTCCAGCCAGGGCACCGCGATGCGCGCGGTGTCGACGTCGGTCATCGCGTCCAGCGGCACCCGTGGCGCGTCGTCGAGCAACCTCGCCAGGGTCGGCTCGATGGCCTCGGCCATGCGCCGCTGCCCGCGCGTATCCGGGTGCAGCGCACCGCTGCCCGGCCGCTGCCGCGGATCGTAGAACAGGCCCTGATCCAGCATGCCGTCCGCGCGCTGGAACACGGTGCCGATGTCCAGGTACGTCACCCGCGGGTTGTCGCCGTAGCGCACCGCCAGTGCGCGATTGACCTCGGCATCGCGTGCGCTCTTCTGCGCCGACAGCGCACTGGGCAGCAGGCCCAGCAACAGGATGCGCGTGCGCGGCAGGCGCTGCTCCAGCGTGGCGACCACCGCCTCGATGCCGCGCACCGTGTCCGCCGCGCCCTGCCCCTCGTGGCCGGTGTTGTTGGTGCCGATCAGCACCAGCGCGACCTTGGGCCGCAGGCCGTCGACTTCGCCGTGCTGCAGGCGCCACAGCACATGCTCGGTGGCGTCGCCGCTGAAGCCGAGGTTGAGCGCGCCGCGGCTGCCGTAGAAGGTCTGCCAGGTCGACTGAAAGTCCTGGTCCGGCGCCTGCGCCTTTTCGTAGTTCTGGGTGATCGAATCGCCGATCAGCAGCAGCGGCGTCTCCGGCTGCGCACGCACCTGCGCCAGCACCTGCTGGTGGCGCTCGGCCCACCAGGCCTCGTGCAGACGGTCGGCCGGGGTCACCGGCACCGGCGATGCTGCGGGCGGCGCCGCGGCCTGCGCATGCGCAG
This genomic stretch from Xanthomonas sacchari harbors:
- the rlmB gene encoding 23S rRNA (guanosine(2251)-2'-O)-methyltransferase RlmB, translated to MSKQNQWIVGVNAVASSIENDADNVREVLVEAGSKNPRLQEIEENARRKGIDVRRVNTQALDGVGGAVRHQGVAARYAAARTWSENELEGLVSAAEGRALLLVLDGVQDPHNLGACLRSAAAAGVTAVVIPKDKSAPVNATVRKTSAGAADRLPIVAVTNLARCLRDLQKQGVWIYGLAGEAETSLYAQDLRGNVALVLGGESDGLRRLTREHCDGLVRIPMPGEIESLNVSVAAGVTLFEAVRQRMG
- a CDS encoding GFA family protein, with the translated sequence MEQDHYSGGCQCGAVRFRVRGRLHDASICHCRMCQKAFGAYYAPLVSTRGAELTWTRGTPKRFASSNLVQRGFCADCGTPLTYEAPDGVAVAAGAFDHPEALPPTIQYGIEAKLPFVDDLHRLSAIRTEGDLANASFLADVVSRQHPDHDTEHWPA
- the rnr gene encoding ribonuclease R; this translates as MTTRKSKSGKPGKSASSDASTPDTPKKSRLPAWMPSFLRRGPKPPLQPLHPPSPPRGGTPETAPAAAAPIQDPYAAREAERYAQPIASREAILQLLERCDGPQTLDELAEQLGLTEPTRKEALSKRLGAMLREAQLVQNRRGGYAPLQQTNLIPGVVIANPDGFGFLRPDEGGDDLFLPPYEMRKVLHGDRALANVTGIDRRGRREGSIARVLERGLTRMIGRFSLEAGIAFVVPDDKRIQRNVQIPADAVGEARDGQLVVCELTSAPDARRPPIGKIIAVLGDKLTPSLLVEAAIHGHELPYEFPQEVLDEAAAVPLTVEPAAIKGRVDLRQTPLVTIDGADAKDFDDAVFCEPNADGFRLVVAIADVSHYVRPGTPLDTEAVKRATSVYFPGFVVPMLPETLSNGICSLNPKVDRMCFVCDMQIDRQGEVAGARFYEAVMNSHARLTYEQVWQAVGEKDEQVRKDVAAVLPQLERLHQLYQILAKARARRGAIEFESSEVRFVLDNTGEVTQAGMLVRNDAHKLIEECMIAANVAAARYLLETHIPAPFRVHERPPESKYADLLEFLKEFKLSLPAWSKVVPGDFTKLLKKVRERPDAALLESVLLRSQSMAVYSPDNAGHFGLALEAYAHFTSPIRRYPDLLVHRAIKYALTRGAPDKYLYAPRAMAALALQCSERERRADEAEREVDERYRAAWMEKHVGGQFDGVVSGVTSFGLFVELDQSKVNGLIHVTQLPQDYYHFDATRKTLTGERRGREFRLGDRVRILVLKASMEERKIDFRLVEEGAPAHDELPPPPPRGQPAKRKKKKY
- a CDS encoding VirK family protein — encoded protein: MHSLSASLLAAALFASATSASAATAGADDATLNSLTEIQRALDSGASVAVALDLSQCTPISGGATPSQTRGGLRIGAYRVTADGTLSFADEHVTVGRDGKPIQQFLRYQVHPDNSIDFTMFVFALPSYQQTGSTLGYRCAINQGLRFNVGY
- a CDS encoding helix-turn-helix domain-containing protein, whose protein sequence is MNSFGERLREARRAAGLTQEQLGFALDVTKSSVSAWENDRETPSFRLLPTLRSVLNRSLDELVCGVGPGKRVQDLPSDYPLLAQDAQERALLARYRNAPPGHREAVLQLLKPSSG
- a CDS encoding GDSL-type esterase/lipase family protein, with product MQRLLRALGARFVTASAGATVFALLCLGAPPAHAQAAAPPAASPVPVTPADRLHEAWWAERHQQVLAQVRAQPETPLLLIGDSITQNYEKAQAPDQDFQSTWQTFYGSRGALNLGFSGDATEHVLWRLQHGEVDGLRPKVALVLIGTNNTGHEGQGAADTVRGIEAVVATLEQRLPRTRILLLGLLPSALSAQKSARDAEVNRALAVRYGDNPRVTYLDIGTVFQRADGMLDQGLFYDPRQRPGSGALHPDTRGQRRMAEAIEPTLARLLDDAPRVPLDAMTDVDTARIAVPWLEQDSYDWYGRHHAALDAARQLQPQVVMLGDSITHFWAGAPQAIRVNGAQAWQRTFGGARVLNLGFGWDRTQNVLWRLRQGEVDGLAPRWVVINVGTNNLTGTEHARANTPQETADGVAAVVAEVRRRLPRSRIVLMGIFPRGFAADAPQRAPILQTNRLLAARFGHDPQVRWLDIGARFLQPDGTLPAALMPDSTHPSEAGYRIWGDALREIGVGG